The following DNA comes from Candidatus Binatia bacterium.
GAGTCGCACGGCGAGCTGACGCGCGTCCGCGAAGAAGTCGACTGGAACCTGGAAATGGGCGCGATCATCCGCCATTGCTACGACATCGGCGCGCCGGCGGCGCTCTTCGAAAAGGTGAAAGATCATCCCAAAGGGTTTCGCGCCCTCGGCGCGTCTCTAGGGCCGAGCCGAATTCCCGGCCATTCACTCTACGCGCGCATCGCTCTCGCCTTCGGGCTTTCGCCCGACGCGACGCCGCAGCAGATCATGGAATATTACCTCGAGCGCAAAGAGAAGCCGATCAAGCCCGTCACGGTGAAGAGCGGCCCGTGCAAGGAAAATATTCTTCTCGGCAAAGATGTCGATCTGCTGAAGTTTCCCGCGCCGCTGATCCACGGCGGCGACGGCGGACGCTACATCGGCACGTGGCATGCCGTCATCACCAAGGACCCCGACAGCTCGTGGGTGAATTGGGGGATGTATCGGCTGATGATCCACGATCGGAACAGCTTAGGCTGCCTCTTTCCGCTGCAGCAGCACATCGGCCAGATGTATCAAAAATACGAAGCGAAAAATAAACCGATGCCCGCGGCCGTCGCGATCGGCGCGCAGCCGGTCGCGCCGATCGTGAGCTGCGTCCAGCTTCCGCCTTACGTCAACGAGGCCGATATTGCCGGCGCCCTTCAGGGCGAGCCGATGCAACTGGTCAAGTGCGAGACGATGGACCTGGAAGTTCCCGCCGGCGCCGAGATCGTCCTCGAAGGCGAAGTGCTCCCGCACGAGCGCAAGAACGAGGGGCCTTTCGGCGAATACATGGGCTACGAAGCGGGCAAGTCTTCGCCCAAGCCGGTCTTTCGCGTCAACGCGATTACCTACCGCAACGACCCCATACTGCCTTTCTCCAACATGGGAATGCCGATTCACGAATCGCAGATCGTGACCGCATTGATCAAAGGCGCGGAGGTTTACTCGGAGCTTAAAAAGCTCGGCCTTCCCGTCAAGGGAGTTTATTTTC
Coding sequences within:
- a CDS encoding UbiD family decarboxylase yields the protein MKDLRDFVKLLESHGELTRVREEVDWNLEMGAIIRHCYDIGAPAALFEKVKDHPKGFRALGASLGPSRIPGHSLYARIALAFGLSPDATPQQIMEYYLERKEKPIKPVTVKSGPCKENILLGKDVDLLKFPAPLIHGGDGGRYIGTWHAVITKDPDSSWVNWGMYRLMIHDRNSLGCLFPLQQHIGQMYQKYEAKNKPMPAAVAIGAQPVAPIVSCVQLPPYVNEADIAGALQGEPMQLVKCETMDLEVPAGAEIVLEGEVLPHERKNEGPFGEYMGYEAGKSSPKPVFRVNAITYRNDPILPFSNMGMPIHESQIVTALIKGAEVYSELKKLGLPVKGVYFPPFAVSHMAVVSTEVPFINFARRVAHAIWATKPGLFTYYIVVVDADVDPTNTDEVLHAIATKCHPVNGIHPVNHIPGFPVLLPFLPPKERLIGDAAGVILDCTWPKDWPAESIPVKASFENLWPEEIRAKVLKKWQAYGFETPEASLPKAQKSQARK